DNA sequence from the Liolophura sinensis isolate JHLJ2023 chromosome 1, CUHK_Ljap_v2, whole genome shotgun sequence genome:
gttgaaagttgAATGTTAGTCTATTCCATGTTTTGAACCAGAGACTTAAGAATTAGGCATCTAACATGCTTTAATATGGTACAcgtacagtcatggaaaaaattattagaccactcatattttctttggtttcttgttcattttaatgcctggcaaccctaaaggtgtattaaccgaagattacaatgaatacgataaaaatccagctgattccataatactttgtcgtatttgatatgctttaaggtcagttgtattcctagggtgtatgcCAGGCAATGtcatgctttccatttacatgcagacttacataaagagtggtttcctgtttacatgtaggcttacataaataggggtctcttgtttatatattaagacgcagcacaactcggtagttgtcagctctcataatgcctaaaacgaaagaattatgtggagccagaaaggcagccatcttggcatagctggatactggattgagcgagcgacaagtggccaaaaaactgaagatctctaagacagcagttcattacaccaagaaaaagcaagccgaacatggtactacaaaactgctagctggtcgaggcaggaaacgtctttctaccccacgagatgaccgagcactcatccggtcctgtatcaagaatcgtcgtcagacctccagagaccttagaaatgagtgggcattgtcaacaaatgtgacttgttcagcaagaacagttcgaaaccgacttcttgaagctggtctaaagtcgcacaaggcacggaagaagcccttcatcaacgagaggcagcggaaggcccgcttgcgttttgcgagggatcacaagaattggactgttgatgattgggctaaagttctcttcagtgatgaatccaattttgagttgatgcctactccagccaacttactggttaggaggaagcctggggaagcctacaaacgagactgccttgctcctactgtaaagcatgggggtggatcagtgatgatctggggttgtttcagtatgggtggaacaggacagatgcagttgtgtgaagggagaatgaaccaagtcacatacagagctactcttgaaaacagtcttcttccatcagctgctaaactctttcctggctcgaatgactggattttccaacaagacaatgccccttgccacacggcaaggtcagttaaaacctggatagagaaccggaacattcgaaccatgaattggcctgctcagtcacctgaatccaattgaaaacctgtggaatattatcaagttcaaaatggagaaccacaagcccaaaaacaaagcaaatttgttcgaatttttgcaacaggaatgggctgctgtgaccgcagggcaatgtaacaaactggtgaagagcatgccaaggcgcatggctgcagtcatcaaaaacaatgggcatgcaatcaagtactaactcccgtgtgagactgagagtcatgtgactacgtgactaggagacaggagaaaaaatgaaatgccaaaatgtttttgagaatacagttgccacatctacagatgtatgaacttaagtgattttggtcattgtcaagaaagtcatagagaactgatagatatcacctcttaaataaaacccttatgaactatttctgttttcatcacttgctttgcccaaacaaatgttccttcagttgtgcaaggttttaaaatgaacaagaaatgggagaaagcaagggtggtctaataattttttccatgactgtatatATCAACCATCTGGATCATAAAAGTCCCGCCAAAATACATGTGGGAGGTAGCTGACTGGTTGGCTTTATGGCAAACatgctttaaaagaaaaacaacaactaaAATATGAACCTTAGTTATTTCAGAAGTGAGGTTGAAACAGATCTAACTGATTTGCCATAGCcacatttttgtgaagtccttGGTAACTATATTAATCAATTTTTCATCTGCAATTTTTTTGAGGCCATGGGATACGCCATGTTAAAGAAACCAGAAACATAATGTTGTATCACTCGTAATTTCATAACATGGCAACACTTTCAATTTTCTTGATGTGGGTGATTTTGTTGGCTTTGAAATGTGAAATCTCAGTTATGGTACATTACAAAAATACTTATCTACTTATTTCTAGTACTGTCTTTGTTTTATTAGCGCTCTGATAATCTGAAGCAACACAGCAATTTCAGATCTGTGGATATCATTCACATATGATTCAGAGGGGTTTAAATAACAGTATAAATCCTTGTTAGGTGTTACACTTTCTGCGTATAGTACAGATCtgaaatatggctgaaattattCCATGTCTTGAAGAGTCAAGCATCTACTGCAATTCTTCCACctctttgcaaggtgtttattcaacaATATTCTGATaaaagtataggcctactttttgtgaagccctgaaactggacaATCCAAACATTTAGTTtagtttccaaaatcaaattaaaacgcGCCTAAATTGaattgaaatttgctctttcatacgtgAAGTGGTTGAGGATTAGGGTAGACACCTAAGCTGTATACAAGTGAATAGTGATAATCCTGTTAGTGGGTTAAATAACAGGATTATCATGATATTCATTAATTTGATATGTTGTTTCATTGTCATAATCtttattattatacctcattGGGTaacatgatattccgcaaaacatTATGTACAACGATCTCTCGCGCCAAGGAATGTAACGTCACACTCACAAAGTATTATCCCAGGTTCACGAGGCAATGTCCAACAatctcgtgctaatatccaacgattGCGTGGGTATAGtccacagcagttatctcccttggagaGCTCTCTGGTGTCTGATTGTTCGTAAAGTAATCAACCGGACGGTAATAGCTCCCTTATCGACGCACAAATTCAGCAATTTAAAGCACAACTCCAAAaggcactgtttttttttcagtataatgaAACATGTGGTGCATGCTGTGAGGTGGGTCATCAGGAATTGTTAGATCTCGACGAAAACCTCGacctgacaattcctgatgtcacACCTCACAGCATGCACTGTCTGTATAACTCAGTAAATCCATGCATTCCTTCAAGTTAacttttgtataaaaatgcacACATGCCATATGTATAATGCATTCgcaagttttgttttcatatcaTATGTTACCTGAtcatgtttgaaaacaaaacacttgCTTTGTTCAAAATatgaaggaaagaaaaacatcaatagcatattaaatttgaaagatatacatatgttttgacTGATGTAAAGTAAATGCAGGTATATTTCTGCGAGTTTCGCCTGATGGTACTTACCTTAATACTTTTGagaatgtatttaaatgtctgAGAACTTTCTGCCAACGCTTCCAGCGCATTACTAAAAACTTGTAATTTATGAAAATTAGGGCCGACTCCATCAAACTGTAACCTAGATAATTCctaaacagaaacacaaatttaggaaatgaaatgaagaaCCTCAAACAGTGTATTAGTAGTTTTTTTCTACCTGTAGTCTGAAAAAATATGCAAGGCACATGGCTAGGATATATTTTGATCATGCAGTACTTCAATGGATTACCGTAATTTTATGGTTTAATTCCTTCTGCCCAATATgacaagaaaagaaatcatCCAAAAgctgttaaacaacaattattaAGACTATTGCCAATGATAACCAGCTAACACTACTAAAATTATGAGTTTTAATAATTAACAATAAGTGGAATAAGCAAATTCAGAGAATTTCTATCCCATGCTAAATGTccaataattataaatatgcatggaGAAAGCTGGGTTTCAAACTTGATCTATTATGAATCTGCACtgaaaatgttatcaaaattGGACGATAAGTGGAGGAGTTACAGCGCGGAAACAAGGGCATGAGTGTGATGAGAGACAGATGGATGAACAGACAGATGAATgaacagacagatggacaggcGCATATTCATAtctattatttttacatttagcaAAACAGGATATATAGGTGTATAGATGTTCACATAAATGTAGATGACAGTTGGATGAGTGCTCTTCTAGCCTACCTGTTCCAGTTGTTCTTGTATATGTTCCACTGCCTTCACTCCAGACAACACACTCTTCTCTGAGGAGTCCTGGGTTCTTAGAATACTACTCTGGAAGTCCTTCAATTTGTGGTACTGGTCTCTCTTTGTGGGACCACAGTAATGGCTCAGGATAGCAATGTGCTCCGAGCTTGGAATGTGCCTCATGGAGTTACTGgcctggggggtgggggagaggcGTTTCTCCCTTCCTCCCCAAGGTGTAACAGTGCTTCTCTGAGACCTAGGGGTGGGCAGTAAGAGCTCCTGGGGTCTCAGCTCCTCTATGTATACCCCATCATCTTCAAAGTGTACTGAGTTATACGCGGAGCTGCGGCTCTCCTTCTGCCGGAAAGGGGTGGTTGTGAGGGTGGGGGATTGTCGCCCCACCTCTGGAAGCACACCCGAAGTCCCCATTGTGAAGTCATATAGCACGTcattcatctttttttccttACCACGTCTCTTGGTAGTTTTCACAAAGTTATGTCTTTCTAGCATGACGATTGGTTTCTTGGCAGCTGCGGACCAAGGCTTTCTGTTTGTCAGCTGGATTTTCTGCAGCATTCTTGACTCATTGAGATGACCAGAAGTATAATCCTGGACATCTTGCTTGTTGCACAGCTCCATAGTGTTGAGCAGATTATGAAGTTGCTCTTTGCTCATCGCCATGGTTGTTTTATTGGCTATCTATGGAAATACAGAAATTATCTACAAAATGTATCATTCTGACGCTTTTCTTCAATGATGACCCCAGGCATATGCAATCACTctatgataaattataaatgttattttttgatACGCAATACTGGTGCAATATATCTATAGCTATATTTCTGACATAAGTTTTAGGGTAAAGCTGAATAAATTCAGAGCAATGCATGCtttcaaaatatgaatatacatgtacatgtacatgcatacgaTTCCTGGTTAGGAGGTGACACTCACATAAAGTATAAGTCGTAAGACAGACCATTACACACCGTCCAGGAAAATACAatgtagtttgttttatttttttctttaccaaGTAAGCCGACatcaatttcattttgtgtttttcagatgAACCAACATTAAAAAGCCAAactggaacaaaaataaaattgaaaatccaccgtttcattttgtttgacatagacattattttgaatttcctgtttttctttaGGTTTTGGGATCAATTCAACATGactttaagtgaaaaaattgcTGGGATACTCCATATTTCCCATAAATTTGATGATTATGTCAGTTTTTCAGGTGATTCATAGAGTGCATTTGAAACTTAAATTCTACTATGATCACACTGTGACCAGTTACATCAGGTTTTGGAACCTTACATACTGCTAGACTTGCGCATTTAAAATTGCTTAAACATATGGAGCAGTAAAGGCATTTGTTAAATGAAACTTGAAATAAACTTCAGTATGTCAAGCAAAAAATATAGATGTAATGTCATCAACTGACACCCCCTGAGTCACAACTGATCACTGCAGATTATGATGATTCACACACAATTTACTTGGCAATTAACTATTTTCCTTGACAGTGTTTATTATAAATGAtcttttatctgacatatacCTGACAtaagtgttttctttacattgGTCACTGATATTTATTACTgtccattctttttttttccttttggttatttaattttctatttcattatttatgatCATAAAACAGTTGATCTCGGACACCATCTGTCCATGTTACCAAAACTGTCAacaatataattattaatatgTGGACTAGCAATTAACTTCCTGTGATTATTAATAAGACAgatttacaatatttatatttttgcacATGGTTTACACTCACCACTTAACTCATCCAACCAATATGAAGCCCCAGCCCCAGAGGCACAGCATTCGTCAGGTCTAAACGGTCTGCAACAACAATCATGGCACATCTGTTTAATAAGCATTATTGATTTCTATACAAACAAAGTCAAGTGATTTACAGTAGATCAGAAGAATCAGTGCAAGAGCAATGTCCATTTACAGCACCCACTCTGGTCCACCTGCATTATGTGAGATGGTTCACAAACCGTTCACCCAAAATCAATAGGTCACAATAGCATGCGTTTATAGTTGAACAATAACACTCATCCAGTGACTCAAATTATGGCATAAATTACTATATGTACCATATGAATACAGGGAAGAGCTCTAGGCTACGTTTTGATACAGGTACCTGCAACTACCAACACCTACAggcttttaaaatttaatatctGACTGTATATTTCCAACTGTTATAAATGTTTCAAGTACGATCATGTGCATTGACATAGCTAGACATGAGAAAAGTACTCTACTTCTTAAATACCAGGATCTAAGATAGCCATATCTCAAGTCTGCCATTGTCACTATAACTGaatggtgtgtcatgtctggtgtctttggcttTATGTTTCAATGAAACAGCACTATTAATATACCTGCCTTAGGACTTCTCTGCTGCAAAGAGATGCTGTtatgataaaactgaaataatgtttaaagtGATGGAAAATCCTGGACAACATCCAGCTGGCAATTCAGAGAATGTATATCTGTCTATACCAcaacagatatgcaaaaaacaaTGCATAGGTTAGGTGGATTTTCAAGCTTGATGTGCGGTTCCATAAAGCAAACCTGCAAAGTTACCGCAAAGAAACTGAAGAGCAACATATGGGCTGGCATATTAACATTCTTGCGTTTTGCAGAAGCATGGGGCTACAACAAACAGATTACAGAGGAATGCAAAGAGGATATATTAGAGAAAAAACATCCCAAGACAGCTGGCCTGAAgtattgtatgtaaatttgtggCTGTTATACCAACAGCTTCTGGTTGATATCTGGTTGTTGCAGTTTTGAGGAGGCATGTGTAGGTAAATGCCTCGCTTTGTGCTGTCTGTAATTCAATGAGCTAGGTGCACTATCTGCTTTTCACACATTATCACGCGGGATTTGTAATATTGGAGCACTGCTGTAATTGGGAATTTGCGAGCCACATGGTCTATCTGGCCGAGAAAAGCCAAGAG
Encoded proteins:
- the LOC135468428 gene encoding uncharacterized protein C6orf118-like, which translates into the protein MAMSKEQLHNLLNTMELCNKQDVQDYTSGHLNESRMLQKIQLTNRKPWSAAAKKPIVMLERHNFVKTTKRRGKEKKMNDVLYDFTMGTSGVLPEVGRQSPTLTTTPFRQKESRSSAYNSVHFEDDGVYIEELRPQELLLPTPRSQRSTVTPWGGREKRLSPTPQASNSMRHIPSSEHIAILSHYCGPTKRDQYHKLKDFQSSILRTQDSSEKSVLSGVKAVEHIQEQLEQELSRLQFDGVGPNFHKLQVFSNALEALAESSQTFKYILKSIKAEYDSYISHLLDKQTSQHHLLQEQVEKMTLRGLSRPLELEMAKGKLLGLEEKAKIALEENQRLRSELDYEMRLQETATTEPESPLPTVRRSHHEPPMELAEEIEHVKAVILEKMDEIASLKSKLRAEFVPSTVCTHLEQCIKESQTEVQKLLKQNEYFEKSISDMEEELKDAIVTADTSERDARRIWRRVNSTRPLGSARSTKTVTTAKSVTGMQYESEEDEDDESKWNWYIS